Below is a genomic region from Hyphomicrobium nitrativorans NL23.
TGCCTCGGGTCGGATCGGGGCCCGCCTGGAAGAGCTGCGTCAACAGCTTCTCAGCTGTGGTCACGTGCTCGCCGGGCTGGCGGAGCCTTCGCAGCGCTCCCTCGTGACGGACGCTCTTGCCCATCTCGGCCAGCTCGAATGCCGCGTGGCGGTCGTGGGGCAGATCAAGTCCGGCAAGAGTTCGGCGATCAACGCGTTGGCGCGCAGCCCGCATCTTCTGCCCACTCGCATCACGCCCTGGACAACGGCGGTCACGAACCTCCACTTCGCGCAGACGCCGCCCGGCGGGTATGGGGCGGTGTTTTCCTTCTTCGAGCATGCCGAGTGGGATCAGCTTGCGGAGGGGGGCGGGCGCGTTCGCGAGCTGACGGAGCAACTCGTGCCGGGGTTCGCGCCGGAGCATCTTCTTGAGCAAGCGGCCCTTCTTCGCCAGCGTGCCTCCGAGAGGCTCGGTCCCGAGTTCGAGCTTCTGCTCGGGCAGGCGCATTTCTTCGAAGCACTCGCACCGGGCATGATGGAAGATTACGTCTGTGCCGGCGATTTCACCGGGCCGCAGCGGATCGGGAAATACTCCGACATCACGAAATCTGCGGACGTCTATCTCGACCAAGGCCCGTTTGCGTTTCCCTCGACGGTCGTGGACACGCCGGGGACCAACGATCCGTTTCTCATTCGTGACGAGATCACGCGCCGCAGCCTGGAATCTGCGGATGTGTATGTCGTCGTGCTGACCGCATGCCAGCCGCTGTCGGAGACGGATGTCAGCCTGCTTCGCATCATGCGCGGGCTCTACAAGGACCGCATCGTCGTGCTGGTCAATCGGATCGACGATCTCGCGGATCTCGACGTGGAGCTTCCCAAGATCGCGGGCTATGTGGAGCAGCGGTTGCTCGCGGAGTTTCCCGGCTCGCACATTCCCGTGGTGTACGGCAGCGCGTGGTGGGCCAATCAGGCATATGTATTCGAGCCCGACGCGGCGGCCCGCATCCTGACGCGCCGCTCGGCCGGTTATCTCCTGCGGGCGGGTCTGCTTCAGCCGAACGAGCTTCATGCCGGTAGCCTCGCGTCAGGCGATTTCTGCGACCGTGTGCGTCAATCGCTGCTTGCGATGTCGGGCATTCCGGCGCTGGGCCAGGCCATCGAGACGCTCATGGCGGCGGCGCGGCCCACCTACGTCCAGCGCAAGATCGCCCATTCGTTTGCCGAGATGGCGCGCGCGTGCGAGAGCGCGGCACGGAGCGAATTGCAGATCCTCCTCGCTGCGGAGGCAAGCTCCCTCGATGCCAAATCCTCGGCGGAGGACACCTTTTCGATCTACACGCGCGAGCACGATCTGCTCGCGGGCGTGGCGGCGGATATCGAGCAGTCGGCGGCCGGAATCGAAGCCCAGCTCGCACGGATCATCCAGGAAGAGCAGGACGCGCTTCGCGGCATGTTGCAGTCCTCGATCGCGCTTCACGCGGCGCGCGAACGCGACGTGCTGGTGGATACGCTTTCGCGGGGCCGCTGCCCGCGCGTGTGGACGCACGAAGGCGTCGCTCTGAGGCGCGCACTCGCGCGCGTTTTCAAGGAAGGGTTCGAGAAGGCGGCGTGGCGGCTTACGTCGTTTCACGCACGCGTGGTGCCCGAACTGCACAAGCTGATGCGCACTCTCGTGCCGCAACCCGATCTCGAAGCGACCCACAGCGGGGAAGCGCTCGTCATTCCGACGCCCGCAGTGACGCCGATCAGCCGCCTCCTGGTGCTGGACCTCAAGACGGCAGGTTGGAGCGCGCTGTGGAGTCGCCATCCGTCGGCGGAAAGCTCGGGCGAGAAGATCGAGGCGCTCATTCGCGCCGAATTCGCGCCGATCGCGGAGGAACTGGTGCAACTCGCGGGACGCGTCTTCCACGATTTCAGCACGACGACGATCCAATGGTCGCTTGCCGCCTGCCGCAACATCCAGCTTGCGCTCACGCGCCGGCTGGAACTCGTGCTCGCCGAGCACGATGCGGCGCGCAGAAGTGCTGCGCCTTCCGGAGCGCCCCCGCCAGCGGAAGATTTTACCGAGCGTATCCGCGCGCAGGCGCAGCGGCTCGAAGACACCGAGGCGTTGACGCAGCACGTCGAATACCTCGCGCGCTATTTCGATACGATCCTCAAGATCGAGGCGTCGGAGCCCAATGGGTAATGCGCCCGCCCAGTTGATCCGGCGCTTGCAGGACGCCCGAACGCGCCTTGCCGCCACGAAGATCGAGGATCCCGCGCTTGCCATTTGCGTTGCGGGGATGGCGCGTCTCGAAGAGGTGCTTGCGCGCCCGCTTCGCGTGGTCATTCTCGGAGAATACAACTCGGGCAAGACGTCGGTTGCGGATCTTCTGATCGGCAACGGTTTGCTGCCGACGAGTGTGGTTTCGAATACGAAACTGCCCGTGCTGATCACGTATGCGAAAACGCCGGCGCTGCACGGCGTCGATGTTCGCGGCGCGTTGGTCCGCATCGACAGCCGGGGCGCCGATGCGCCGATGGACGCGTCCTATGAGGCGTTGCAGGTCGCGTTGCCCTTGGAGCGGCTTCAGGGCTTCCAGATTCTCGATACGCCCTCAATGGTGAAGCCCGATACGTTCGTCCGGGACGCGGACATCGTGATCTGGTGCACGGTTGCGACGCGGGCGTGGACGGAGAGCGAGCGCG
It encodes:
- a CDS encoding dynamin family protein, which codes for MQASRSDESVASGRIGARLEELRQQLLSCGHVLAGLAEPSQRSLVTDALAHLGQLECRVAVVGQIKSGKSSAINALARSPHLLPTRITPWTTAVTNLHFAQTPPGGYGAVFSFFEHAEWDQLAEGGGRVRELTEQLVPGFAPEHLLEQAALLRQRASERLGPEFELLLGQAHFFEALAPGMMEDYVCAGDFTGPQRIGKYSDITKSADVYLDQGPFAFPSTVVDTPGTNDPFLIRDEITRRSLESADVYVVVLTACQPLSETDVSLLRIMRGLYKDRIVVLVNRIDDLADLDVELPKIAGYVEQRLLAEFPGSHIPVVYGSAWWANQAYVFEPDAAARILTRRSAGYLLRAGLLQPNELHAGSLASGDFCDRVRQSLLAMSGIPALGQAIETLMAAARPTYVQRKIAHSFAEMARACESAARSELQILLAAEASSLDAKSSAEDTFSIYTREHDLLAGVAADIEQSAAGIEAQLARIIQEEQDALRGMLQSSIALHAARERDVLVDTLSRGRCPRVWTHEGVALRRALARVFKEGFEKAAWRLTSFHARVVPELHKLMRTLVPQPDLEATHSGEALVIPTPAVTPISRLLVLDLKTAGWSALWSRHPSAESSGEKIEALIRAEFAPIAEELVQLAGRVFHDFSTTTIQWSLAACRNIQLALTRRLELVLAEHDAARRSAAPSGAPPPAEDFTERIRAQAQRLEDTEALTQHVEYLARYFDTILKIEASEPNG